The Flammeovirga pectinis genomic interval ATTATAAATTACCTCTCCATCTTTATTTATTACATAGGTTGAAGGTATGGAATTACTGTAGAAAATTGATGGTACAGAAGTTACTTTTTGATAAATAGGAAAGGTGTAATCTTTTCTTTTTAAAAATTTACTTGCCTTCATTTTATCCTCATCAACATTCAATAAAATAAAGACTACATCTTCTCTATTTTTTAATTGATCGTAAAGAGATTGAATACTTGGCATCTCTGCAATACATGGAGGACACCAAGATGCCCATATATTTAGAAAGATCATTTTACCTTTAAAATCAGATAATTTTACTTGTTTGCCTGATTCAAATTCTTTGAGTACCCAATTATAATCTGCTTTACCAGAAATACCTTGCTCTGTATCAGCATTTACAATACCTGTAGCTACAACAAAACGTTGTAAAGTTCCTGCTACATCTGTTAATAGTCCCGTAAAATAAAGTGTACCAATTATAGCTACAAATATTCCCCAAGACTTCAACTCCTTTAAAAGAAATTTTTTAGTGATTTTCATTTTTTCGTATAAAAAAACCTCTGTATCTAGTTAAAGATACAGAGGTTTATATTAATTAAACTAACCTATTTTTGAACGATAGGCATTTCGCTTAATATTTGTGTTTTTAAGAAACTATTAATCAATTCATTTAATTGAAAAAATCTTGCAACCGTTTTTGGTGCTAGCTCTTTAGACATCATTTTTAAATGCTTCTTCTTCAACTTAACATCTTTAGCTTGTAAAGCTACAAGACCAGATACCATTGTAGAAGCTTCTTCATCACTGAAACCATCAGTTCCACCAATCAATGTCTCAAATAATTTTGTTTTCTCTCTTGATAATTCTGAATTATCTAATTCAAACTTATCATATAGTTCCCAAAAAATAGGAGCTTCTTCTAAAGTCAACTGCATGTTTTCAGTAAAGAAGATTCTTTTTTCTGTTTTGATTACAGTTTTAATTGTTTCTGCATCAATTGATTGTGCATTTGAAACAATTGACATCCCTATTAATAGAGAAAGTACAAA includes:
- a CDS encoding TlpA family protein disulfide reductase; the encoded protein is MKITKKFLLKELKSWGIFVAIIGTLYFTGLLTDVAGTLQRFVVATGIVNADTEQGISGKADYNWVLKEFESGKQVKLSDFKGKMIFLNIWASWCPPCIAEMPSIQSLYDQLKNREDVVFILLNVDEDKMKASKFLKRKDYTFPIYQKVTSVPSIFYSNSIPSTYVINKDGEVIYNHQGLANYDSESFINMLTSD